In the genome of Odocoileus virginianus isolate 20LAN1187 ecotype Illinois chromosome 17, Ovbor_1.2, whole genome shotgun sequence, the window CTGGTTTGGGGTGAGGAGTTGGAGATACACATCTTTACACTGATGGGATCTTTCCTTACataccattttctctctttttttcctgttaatatgTCCTGCACACTTTTTCAGGTCAATATACCTACTATTCCATTATCTCCTATTCTAACTAGTCCTTTATTGATGGATGAGTCTACTGAATggatatatttgtaaatatccTACTTTGACCTGCATCTTAGAAACTTTCTGAACTATCCAGTATTGTTTGTACTGTATTATGAACTCTATTTGATGtttcattatataatttttaatattttcaagttaCAAGTTTCTTACCTGATTTCAAAGGTGTTGTAGCTTAAATATGTTTTAAGTCATCATAATGAAACATAGGcatcaacaaatgaatatttGATGGCTTTGCAGTCAGGTTTTGGGGtccgtgtatgtgtgtgcacacacatgcgcatGCTTTCATCTGAGTTCATTTTACAACAAGgtattgtcatttattttaccAGGTTCACTTGAGTGGCCTCCATATCCAGAGTCTTATGCCTTTTTCTGAAGGAAATGTAAAAGAAGGATAAGCCATTTCCAGAGTTTGCATCTGAGTtggaaataaacacacaaaactaTGAAATAATGTAAGGCCAACTAATGCCATAGGCCTAACATTATATTAAGTTGAACTATATGAAACTGCTGATATTCTGCCATATTCACCTATATACAAGGCAGTTTTTTATGATTCAACCTAATCTGTACTTTAGGATtctgagaaggagaaagaaacatgAGCTGGGCCATAAGCATCTTTCTTAATAGATGAAGGTGTCATAAAAGAAATCTGGAATTAGTGGCACCTTCAGAAGATGATGAGGACACAGTTGTAAGTTATGTGGATAACTTCAAACTTTAAGGTGAATGTGAGGTGTGGAACAGGGGAGAGTACAATAGAAAAGGGTAGATTATTTGGGGCCTGAGTACTGAATGGaggtattttaactttttttcctttaactttcatACTTTAAGCCACTGATCCTGAAACTTCAGTGTGATTTAAACCTCCTGGAGGGCTCAGCCCTACTTCCAGGGTTTCTGCCTCAGGATGTCTGGGAGGGTCCCAGTCACTTGATGTGTTTCAGGTCTGGACCACTGCTCCAAGGCTGTAGGAGTTACTATAAGTATTAAAGCAGGGACACACACCATGAAACTACCCAGGATATCATGAGGGTGTGCAGGGTAGATTGGAAGGAGGGGTGGTGACAGCCAGCCTGCTTTATGACCTGCTATGTAAGTTAACTTATATGATTATAAATGATTATGTAATGAAAGTCATGCTACGTTGTTCATCATCTGTTTTCACTTCTTAATTCTGTTGCCTGACCTCACCTATTCTAGTAACTCCACACTGTTGTTAAATAGGGAGGAGTCAGTCCTCCTTCAACTATTTAGGCCTGTTTTCTGCCGTTTTATCCTCCTTGCCTGCACGTTGAAGACCATGTTATGAGGCTGTCAAAGCCAGTCTTTTTAGGCATTTTATTCAtgttcattattttgtttctacTTTAGTAGTTTCCTTTCTTCAAACAGAGGCagacttttttatatattttttgttaatttcagaATGGGAAACCAAAGCCCAAGAGTGTACTCTGGTGGAAAATGTTTCTAAACTCAAAAAGGATGGAATCAAGCCCATCAAACTGGAAGAACCCTCTGACTATGATGACAGAATGGAGGGGCAAGCGGCAGAGACCTTCAGGAGAATTCCCACCAAAAGGAGACATTACAGTGTGAAGTCAGTCCTTTCACAAGAAGGTAGTCCTGTAGAAGActataaatatgatatatatagaGGTGATTTTGAAAAGCATTCAAACCTAATTATGCAGTTTGGTACCCAGTCAGACAATAAAACTTTCATGTACGATGAAGACAAGACCTTCATCCCTGGCATCGTGCACAGGAAAATATACCCTGGAGAGAAGCCTTATAAGTGTAAGGTGTGTGGGAAGAAGTTCAGGAAGTACCCATCCCTCATCGCACACCAAAACAGCCATGCCAAAGAGAAGTCTTACGAATGTGAAGAGTGCGGCAAGGAGTTCAGACACGTCTCATCCCTCATCGCACATCAGAGGATGCACACgggagagaaaccctatgaatgccACCAGTGCGGGAAAGCCTTCAGCCAGCGTGCCCACCTTACCATACACCAGCGGATCCACACGGGAGAGAAACCCTACAAGTGTGATGACTGTGGGAAAGACTTCAGCCAGCGTGCTCACCTCACCATCCACCAGAGGACACACACGGGAGAGAAACCCTACAAGTGCTTGGAATGCGGTAAAACCTTCAGCCACAGCTCATCACTCATTAATCACCAGAGAGTTCATACTGGAGAAAAACCTTACATATGCAATGAATGTGGGAAGACCTTCAGCCAGAGCACACACCTCCTCCAACATCAAAAGATACACACAGGAAAGAAACCATATAAATGCAATGAGTGCTGGAAAGTATTCAGTCAGAGCACTTACCTTATTCGACATCAGAGAATTCACTCTGGAGAGAAGTGTTACAAATGCAAcgaatgtggaaaagccttcgCTCATTCCTCCACACTTATTCAGCACCAGACcactcacactggagagaagtCCTATATATGCAGCatatgtgggaaagccttcagccAGAGTGCAAACCTCACTCAGCATCACAGAACACATACTGGGGAGAAACCCTATAAGTGCAGCGTGTGTGGGAAAGCATTCAGCCAGAGCGTTCACCTTACTCAGCACCAGAGGATTCACAATGGAGAAAAACCGTTTAAATGCAACATATGTGGGAAAGCATATAGACAGGGTGCAAACCTTACTCAGCATCAAAggattcacactggagagaaaccctacaaATGCAACGAGTGTGGGAAGgcattcatttattcctcatcACTTAATCAGCATCAGAGAACTCATACTGGAGAGAGACCCTATAAATGTAACGCATGCAACAAAGATTTTAGCCAGAGAACATGCCTTATTCAGCACCAGAGGATTCACACGGGAGAGAAGCCCTATGCATGTCGCATATGTGGTAAAAGCTTCACCCAGAGTACGAACCTCATCCAGCATCAGCGTGTCCACACAGGTGCCAGAAATCGAAACTAATGCATCCGGGAGACTGCACACAGGTTTTCAAACCTAATAgttctacattttattttgtactctGCTTGTTGAAAACATTATTCAAAAGAAGTGCAATATGGGTTAGATTTTCACTCAGCAGAAGTATCGGAATTAGTGATGGGAGTATAACCTATTTAAATGTACTGTGAAATTTCAGATGAAAACATTCGCTTCATAATAACCTTTATTTGATGCCGGTTTAGTTCATCCCAGAAAGAAACCGTAGGAAAGGAAGAGTGCCAGAAACCTGTTAGCCACTAACTCAGACGGAGTTTCAAGTACTTCTTCATGAGGCCTTAAGAATGTACTGTAACAGGAAGGCTTCCATCCAGTAGAGCTTCCACACCAGAGGGTAATCCCAGGGTGACAGAACAGAAGAGCTGCCCTCCAGCCTTTAGTTCTTCCCAGATTTGAAGCCTTAAATATGTAAAGGGCCCCCTTCCCTTTTCCTGTTATGCCATAACTGCACGTGAAGCCAGTAGgtttgccaaaaaagaaaatggttgaAAGTATCTTAAGGAAGGACTTGTGTGTGACCACTGTTTAATTATGCTTTCCTCTAAATACTGAGATGTTAAAGGAAGAGCAGCCTAGTGAAAGATGATCTGTTAGGAGAAGCTAATGTGTCTGTAACCCTTAGACACGTGCACAAATTTTCTTATAcaggcaaaaattaaaatttaaacaatttaaaatttagatatGTTTAGTATCTAAAACATAACAGCCTGAGTCTCACTAGATTTTgacaggcttcccaagtgactcagtggtaaagaatctgcctgccaattaggagacacaggagatgtgggttcgatccctgggttgggaagatcccctggaggaaatggcaacccactccagtatttttgctccaggcaatggggttgcaaagagttggacacaactgagcacgcactaGCTTTCGACAGCTGTCATCCAGAAGAAAAGAatacagttccttttttttttttctttcccccatttGATTCCTAAATTcacagttccttttttttcccccatctgaCTCCTAAAATCATACCCTAAGGCTCCCCCATGACAGTCTTACTGTAGAAAGTCCGTTTCTTCCTTTGAAACATGTTTCTTGAGTGCCTACTGTGCTCAGGGCCCAGACCTCCTAGTTGGATCCTTCCAGGGCTTACCTCCTGAAAGTCACAGCTGACTGAAGCAACAGAAAGCtttctaaaataatgaaaggTAACAAAATCAAGGATGTGATCTTAACCGGTGCTTCATGGAATGAGCCTAGGAAACCTGCTGAAATGGGTTGCTAAATGCAACCCCGTTATCTTAAAGTAATGAATGTAAGCAGCTATTTAAACAGtatgaggaaaaaataagtaGTGGGAAATGGGTTTGAGTTTAGTGCAGAAAGTGGGTCAGGGAAAAAAGATAATCTAAAGACTTAAGGGTGAGGAAAGAGGATACAGAGACTACTTACAGCTGAAATGTTACTAGACTTGATTACCTAAGAAAATAAGAGTGGCCACGTGAATGAAAAAGCAAACCAGCCTATTTATGTAAGAAGAAACTAAAATTGAAATGACTGGTTTCAAAAGAATCACTGAAATTGGTACTCCTCGTACATGTAAGTAAAATAGGGATTACTCTTAAGATAACGAGACGTTTCATTGGAAAAAGCATTGATGCAGAAACTATCACCGTTGCAGTAATTATTAAACAGTAATAACTGTGGGGCCCCAAGCAGCACATAAGGAAAACTGGTAGAAACACAATTAGAAATAGGTGAAACCACTACTGTATGTACTGTCCACAGCATTGCACTCTCAGAATTTCAGACCATGTGCTGACAGCTGACCTTCCCTTCTGCTTGTGTTCTTTCAGTGCCTTGCCTTTGGTAGGTGGTTGAGATATGCTGgttgaattaatgaatatgtAGTCAAGTTAGGCTGGAGTAGTAAGGTAGAGTAACTGATGTGGTGTGAAATTGGCAAATCTTTATAGTTTTTAGTGCATACATGCAAAGAAATATGTAACAAATATTGGCCATTTGTTACTAATAGGAGTGACTTCAAAATGAAGAACCAGTATCCCCAAATCTTACTAGCAGGGATATTCCTAAAAAGTCAAGGGACATCTTTATACAAGAAGCTTTCCTGAGCTAGGTGAGGAAAACCTGATATAATTTCTGGTGCCATAAATAACACTGTAAGCATGTATGGACCATGCAGCTTCATTTAGATATTGGAAAGACCGGAGGGGGAGGTGGCAAAGGACCTGGAGTGCCAGTATCTTCCAGGTTCTCTTCCTGAGCGTTTTCTTCAAGAAGCTGCTTTCCCCTTGTCCTCCTCGTAGTTAACCTCGATGTCATGGAATCACCCTTCACAGAGTCCAGGTTTTCTTAAGGTTGCATAATTCTCAGATTATGCTCATGCCAtagttatgttaaaaaaaaaaaaaaaaaaaaaccattgtaTTTAAGGTGCAATTTTTTGTAACAGTACTTCATACCTTACACTTTATTCTCCTGGAAAGAAAGTGTGGAGTGTTACAGTCCATAGCGCCTTTCTTTGCATTAATCTGTGTTTCCTACCTTTGTGTGTTTTATGTAAATAATACACTTATAAGGTCTTCCACTGAAAACACCGAGGCAGTTGATGCCCTTATAGTAATAATTGTGGAGAATCCTAGATCTTCATGTTTTCCCCACTT includes:
- the ZNF287 gene encoding zinc finger protein 287 isoform X1 → MFSPSRRTTNSSRAQVLLTWKMDKAQSGPRNAEKEILALRLLRDTETCRQNFRNFPYPDLAGPRKALNQLRELCLKWLRPEIHSKEQILELLVLEQFLSILPGEVRTWVKSQYPRNSEEVVTLVEDLTQILKEDAAPQNFTLSQETPEDDPKGRQAFQAGWFNDLVTKESVTFKDVAVDITQEDWELMRPVQKELYKTVTLQNYWNMVSLGLTVYRPTVIPMLEEPWMVLKEILEGPSPEWETKAQECTLVENVSKLKKDGIKPIKLEEPSDYDDRMEGQAAETFRRIPTKRRHYSVKSVLSQEGSPVEDYKYDIYRGDFEKHSNLIMQFGTQSDNKTFMYDEDKTFIPGIVHRKIYPGEKPYKCKVCGKKFRKYPSLIAHQNSHAKEKSYECEECGKEFRHVSSLIAHQRMHTGEKPYECHQCGKAFSQRAHLTIHQRIHTGEKPYKCDDCGKDFSQRAHLTIHQRTHTGEKPYKCLECGKTFSHSSSLINHQRVHTGEKPYICNECGKTFSQSTHLLQHQKIHTGKKPYKCNECWKVFSQSTYLIRHQRIHSGEKCYKCNECGKAFAHSSTLIQHQTTHTGEKSYICSICGKAFSQSANLTQHHRTHTGEKPYKCSVCGKAFSQSVHLTQHQRIHNGEKPFKCNICGKAYRQGANLTQHQRIHTGEKPYKCNECGKAFIYSSSLNQHQRTHTGERPYKCNACNKDFSQRTCLIQHQRIHTGEKPYACRICGKSFTQSTNLIQHQRVHTGARNRN
- the ZNF287 gene encoding zinc finger protein 287 isoform X2, yielding MKLPMPALKMESVTFKDVAVDITQEDWELMRPVQKELYKTVTLQNYWNMVSLGLTVYRPTVIPMLEEPWMVLKEILEGPSPEWETKAQECTLVENVSKLKKDGIKPIKLEEPSDYDDRMEGQAAETFRRIPTKRRHYSVKSVLSQEGSPVEDYKYDIYRGDFEKHSNLIMQFGTQSDNKTFMYDEDKTFIPGIVHRKIYPGEKPYKCKVCGKKFRKYPSLIAHQNSHAKEKSYECEECGKEFRHVSSLIAHQRMHTGEKPYECHQCGKAFSQRAHLTIHQRIHTGEKPYKCDDCGKDFSQRAHLTIHQRTHTGEKPYKCLECGKTFSHSSSLINHQRVHTGEKPYICNECGKTFSQSTHLLQHQKIHTGKKPYKCNECWKVFSQSTYLIRHQRIHSGEKCYKCNECGKAFAHSSTLIQHQTTHTGEKSYICSICGKAFSQSANLTQHHRTHTGEKPYKCSVCGKAFSQSVHLTQHQRIHNGEKPFKCNICGKAYRQGANLTQHQRIHTGEKPYKCNECGKAFIYSSSLNQHQRTHTGERPYKCNACNKDFSQRTCLIQHQRIHTGEKPYACRICGKSFTQSTNLIQHQRVHTGARNRN
- the ZNF287 gene encoding zinc finger protein 287 isoform X3, whose translation is MRPVQKELYKTVTLQNYWNMVSLGLTVYRPTVIPMLEEPWMVLKEILEGPSPEWETKAQECTLVENVSKLKKDGIKPIKLEEPSDYDDRMEGQAAETFRRIPTKRRHYSVKSVLSQEGSPVEDYKYDIYRGDFEKHSNLIMQFGTQSDNKTFMYDEDKTFIPGIVHRKIYPGEKPYKCKVCGKKFRKYPSLIAHQNSHAKEKSYECEECGKEFRHVSSLIAHQRMHTGEKPYECHQCGKAFSQRAHLTIHQRIHTGEKPYKCDDCGKDFSQRAHLTIHQRTHTGEKPYKCLECGKTFSHSSSLINHQRVHTGEKPYICNECGKTFSQSTHLLQHQKIHTGKKPYKCNECWKVFSQSTYLIRHQRIHSGEKCYKCNECGKAFAHSSTLIQHQTTHTGEKSYICSICGKAFSQSANLTQHHRTHTGEKPYKCSVCGKAFSQSVHLTQHQRIHNGEKPFKCNICGKAYRQGANLTQHQRIHTGEKPYKCNECGKAFIYSSSLNQHQRTHTGERPYKCNACNKDFSQRTCLIQHQRIHTGEKPYACRICGKSFTQSTNLIQHQRVHTGARNRN